Proteins co-encoded in one Streptomyces roseochromogenus subsp. oscitans DS 12.976 genomic window:
- a CDS encoding SsgA family sporulation/cell division regulator, with protein MNTTVSCELHLRLVVSSESSLPVPAGLRYDTADPYAVHATFHTGAEETVEWVFARDLLAEGLHRPTGTGDVRVWPSRSHGQGVVCIALSSPEGEALLEAPARALESFLKRTDAAVPPGTEHRHFDLDQELSHILAES; from the coding sequence ATGAACACCACGGTCAGCTGCGAGCTGCACCTGCGCCTCGTTGTGTCGAGCGAGTCCTCCCTGCCTGTCCCCGCAGGCCTGCGGTACGACACGGCCGACCCCTACGCCGTGCACGCCACCTTCCACACCGGAGCCGAGGAGACCGTCGAGTGGGTGTTCGCCCGCGACCTCCTCGCCGAGGGGCTTCACCGGCCCACCGGCACCGGCGACGTCCGCGTCTGGCCGTCGCGCAGCCATGGTCAGGGCGTCGTGTGCATCGCCCTCAGCTCTCCGGAGGGGGAGGCCCTGCTCGAGGCCCCGGCGCGGGCCCTGGAGTCCTTCCTGAAGCGAACAGACGCCGCCGTGCCGCCCGGCACGGAACATCGGCACTTCGATCTGGATCAGGAGCTCTCGCACATCCTGGCGGAGAGCTAG
- a CDS encoding DUF6215 domain-containing protein — MLGFLLRLLPFWVREPLAIAIGSVLGVRIMYLAVRDHDRVAAGLGVVFLVFTAIHVYVVVRALRARRNPSAVASADRPTVDEAAQFQAAAGPRPGPDTPEKEPNAWGQAFAAVAVIGALAAALWVAPHVLPSDDSAARPASCSGREHEELPKAYTKAPRAVTGDELCDALNRSDLARLLGTPGETATAASGTSNTAPLTDGKVAQPEAEVSFDTYTVDLSATYNELSIAQYVKLMRTGGERDVATRTVLGRPAVFSSDHTMKFKIDLGGGGSSGGPVEQGPLARTLSVALGTDDRGGYYEFTVWSRSGALPDDSALISIAEKVLPTIPERHS; from the coding sequence ATGCTCGGTTTCCTCCTCCGTCTCCTGCCGTTCTGGGTCCGCGAGCCCCTGGCCATCGCGATCGGGTCCGTTCTCGGCGTACGCATCATGTACCTCGCCGTTCGCGATCATGACCGGGTCGCGGCTGGTCTCGGTGTGGTGTTCCTCGTGTTCACCGCGATACACGTGTACGTGGTCGTCCGGGCGCTGCGGGCACGCCGGAACCCGAGCGCGGTGGCCTCCGCGGACAGGCCGACGGTCGATGAGGCCGCGCAGTTCCAGGCGGCAGCCGGGCCGCGTCCCGGACCGGACACTCCGGAAAAGGAGCCCAACGCGTGGGGCCAGGCCTTCGCGGCCGTGGCCGTGATCGGGGCACTCGCGGCCGCGCTGTGGGTGGCCCCGCACGTGCTGCCGTCCGACGACAGCGCAGCGCGGCCCGCGTCGTGTTCGGGCAGGGAGCACGAGGAACTGCCGAAGGCCTACACGAAGGCGCCCCGTGCCGTGACCGGTGACGAACTGTGCGACGCACTCAACCGGTCCGACCTCGCCCGGCTCCTCGGAACGCCCGGAGAGACCGCGACCGCGGCTTCCGGCACCAGCAACACCGCTCCCCTGACCGATGGGAAGGTCGCCCAGCCGGAGGCCGAGGTCAGCTTCGACACGTACACCGTCGACCTCTCGGCCACCTACAACGAGCTGTCGATCGCCCAGTACGTGAAGCTGATGAGAACCGGAGGGGAGCGGGACGTCGCGACACGTACGGTTCTCGGCCGGCCCGCCGTCTTCTCCTCGGATCACACCATGAAGTTCAAGATCGATCTCGGGGGTGGCGGATCCAGCGGCGGACCGGTCGAACAAGGCCCCCTGGCCCGGACGCTTTCCGTGGCCCTCGGCACAGACGACCGGGGCGGCTACTACGAGTTCACCGTGTGGAGCAGGTCCGGAGCCCTCCCCGACGACAGCGCCCTGATCAGCATCGCCGAAAAGGTTCTCCCGACGATCCCCGAACGGCATTCCTAG
- a CDS encoding DUF4365 domain-containing protein, which translates to MAIAQPERGGLLPDRPGTVRGTLATTACMETLQVGYLHAVAAAAGCSLSQPFPDNGIDWHVSHSAPGHTVDDEVTIKVQLKATYQVAPNPPGRTFSFTLDNDHLRKLARTPVSVHKILVVMLVPRSQDDWLRASHDRLDLRHCCYWVNLAGHPITGRHRTTVRIPTSRIFDDRALCEIMTRVGTGGRP; encoded by the coding sequence ATGGCCATAGCGCAGCCCGAGCGGGGCGGGCTGCTGCCCGATCGCCCGGGCACCGTCCGCGGCACGCTCGCCACCACGGCGTGCATGGAGACACTGCAGGTCGGCTATCTGCACGCGGTCGCCGCCGCAGCGGGATGCTCGCTGTCCCAGCCCTTCCCGGACAACGGCATCGACTGGCACGTCAGCCACAGCGCGCCCGGACACACCGTGGACGACGAGGTCACCATCAAGGTGCAGCTGAAGGCCACGTACCAGGTCGCGCCCAATCCGCCGGGGCGCACCTTCTCCTTCACGCTCGACAACGACCATCTGCGCAAGCTCGCCCGCACACCGGTCTCGGTGCACAAGATCCTGGTCGTCATGCTCGTCCCGCGCTCGCAGGACGACTGGCTGCGCGCCAGTCACGACCGGCTCGACCTCAGGCACTGCTGCTACTGGGTCAACCTCGCCGGCCACCCCATCACCGGCCGGCACCGGACCACCGTGCGGATCCCGACCTCGCGCATCTTCGACGACCGGGCGCTGTGCGAGATCATGACGCGGGTCGGGACGGGAGGCAGGCCATGA
- a CDS encoding CGNR zinc finger domain-containing protein encodes MLITHDTRCALEAVVDLVNTAPEDEAATDGLPDVSALADFVRNHEISDVGVLSEFDLSAVRRVRGRFAAIFAAPDARSAAGLINELVAAAGTTPRLTDHDGYDWHVHYFAPGASVADHLAADCGMALAFFVVAGEQERLRRCEAPDCRRAFVDLSRNRSRRYCDSRTCGNRLHVAAYRARRKEATGC; translated from the coding sequence GTGCTGATCACCCATGACACCCGGTGCGCCCTCGAAGCCGTGGTGGATCTGGTGAACACCGCGCCGGAGGACGAGGCGGCGACCGACGGACTGCCCGATGTCTCGGCTCTCGCGGATTTCGTACGAAACCACGAGATCAGCGATGTCGGTGTGCTGTCGGAGTTCGACCTCTCGGCGGTGCGCAGGGTCCGGGGGCGTTTCGCGGCGATCTTCGCCGCCCCAGACGCCCGCAGCGCGGCAGGGCTGATCAACGAGCTGGTCGCCGCGGCGGGCACCACCCCCCGCCTGACGGACCACGACGGCTACGACTGGCATGTGCACTACTTCGCCCCCGGCGCCTCGGTGGCCGACCATCTCGCCGCCGACTGCGGGATGGCACTGGCCTTCTTCGTGGTCGCCGGGGAGCAGGAGCGGCTGCGGCGCTGCGAGGCACCCGACTGCCGGCGCGCCTTCGTCGATCTGTCCCGCAACCGCTCGCGCCGCTACTGCGACAGCCGCACCTGCGGCAACCGCCTCCACGTGGCCGCCTACCGCGCCCGCCGCAAGGAAGCGACAGGCTGCTGA
- a CDS encoding TIGR02611 family protein, translating into MNTGSDESGESDVAADRAKADLREVGSEDSAGLGSRAPEFIRARRALHLSWQVGVFVAGLAVVVAGVIMLPLPGPGWVVIFGGMAIWATEFVWAQLVLRWTKRKVTEAAQRALDPRVRRRNIALTVIGLVIVGVLAGIYLSRFGVVMPWKIKDQ; encoded by the coding sequence ATGAATACGGGGAGTGACGAGTCGGGTGAGAGCGACGTGGCGGCGGACCGGGCGAAGGCGGACCTGCGGGAGGTCGGGTCCGAGGACAGTGCCGGGCTCGGCTCCCGGGCGCCGGAATTCATCAGGGCCCGCCGGGCGCTGCATCTGAGCTGGCAGGTCGGCGTCTTCGTGGCCGGCCTCGCGGTCGTCGTGGCCGGCGTCATCATGCTGCCGCTGCCGGGACCCGGCTGGGTGGTGATCTTCGGCGGTATGGCGATCTGGGCGACCGAGTTCGTCTGGGCCCAGCTCGTGCTCCGCTGGACCAAACGCAAGGTCACCGAGGCGGCCCAGCGGGCCCTCGATCCCCGGGTGCGCCGCCGCAACATCGCGCTGACCGTGATCGGGCTGGTGATCGTGGGCGTGCTGGCCGGGATCTACCTGTCGAGGTTCGGCGTCGTCATGCCGTGGAAGATCAAGGATCAGTGA
- a CDS encoding DsbA family protein — MSDSSPARTDALVLDVWCELQCPDCRTALDDIRALRARYGDRLELRLRHFPLEKHKHAFAAAQAAEEALEQGKGWPYVEAVLDRVEELDHKGEPFLVEVARELGLDAEEFDTALIDGRHILIVDADQAEGKAIGVTGTPTYVIDGERLDGGKSQEGLRERIEEIADRLLGGQEA; from the coding sequence ATGAGCGACTCCTCCCCCGCACGCACCGACGCCCTTGTTCTCGACGTCTGGTGCGAACTGCAGTGCCCCGACTGTCGTACCGCCCTGGACGACATCCGTGCCCTGCGCGCCCGCTACGGCGACCGGCTGGAGCTGCGGCTGCGGCACTTCCCGCTGGAGAAGCACAAGCACGCCTTCGCCGCCGCGCAGGCCGCCGAGGAGGCGCTGGAGCAGGGCAAGGGCTGGCCGTACGTGGAGGCCGTGCTGGACCGGGTCGAGGAGCTGGACCACAAGGGGGAACCCTTCCTGGTCGAGGTGGCCCGTGAACTCGGCCTGGACGCCGAGGAGTTCGACACCGCGCTGATCGACGGCCGGCACATCCTGATCGTGGACGCCGACCAGGCCGAGGGCAAGGCGATCGGTGTGACCGGCACCCCGACGTACGTCATCGACGGCGAACGCCTCGACGGCGGCAAGAGCCAGGAGGGGCTGCGCGAGCGCATCGAGGAGATCGCCGACCGGCTGCTGGGCGGCCAGGAGGCCTGA
- the thrS gene encoding threonine--tRNA ligase, whose amino-acid sequence MSDVRVIIQRDSEREERVVTTGTTAADLFAGERSIIAARVGGELKDLTYALQDGETVEGVEISSEDGLNILRHSTAHVMAQAVQEIFPEAKLGIGPPVKDGFYYDFDVEKPFTPEDLKAIEKKMQEIQKRGQKFSRRVVTDEAAREELADEPYKLELIGLKGSASHDDGADVEVGAGELTIYDNLDAKTGELCWKDLCRGPHLPSTRLIPAFKLMRNAAAYWRGSEKNPMLQRIYGTAWPSKDELKAYLDFLAEAEKRDHRKLGTELDLFSIPEQIGSGLAVFHPRGGIVRRVMEDYSRRRHEEEGYEFVYTPHATKGKLFETSGHLDWYAEGMYPPMQLDEGVDYYLKPMNCPMHNLIFDARGRSYRELPLRLFEFGTVYRYEKSGVVHGLTRARGFTQDDAHIYCTREQMSEELDKTLTFVLGLLRDYGLTDFYLELSTKDPEKFVGSDEVWEEATETLRQVAEKQGLPLVPDPGGAAFYGPKISVQAKDAIGRTWQMSTIQLDFNLPERFNLEYTGPDGSKQRPVMIHRALFGSIERFFAVLLEHYAGAFPAWLAPVQALGIPIGDAHVEYLEKFAAAARKKGLRVEVDSSSDRMQKKIRNAQKQKVPFMVIAGDEDMSNNSVSFRYRDGSQENGIPFDEAIAKIAQVVEERAQV is encoded by the coding sequence GTGTCAGACGTCCGTGTGATCATCCAACGCGATTCCGAGCGGGAAGAACGCGTGGTGACGACGGGCACTACGGCCGCCGACCTCTTCGCCGGCGAGCGCTCGATCATCGCCGCGCGCGTGGGCGGCGAACTCAAGGACCTCACCTACGCGCTCCAGGACGGCGAGACCGTCGAGGGCGTCGAGATCTCCTCCGAGGACGGCCTGAACATCCTGCGCCACTCCACCGCGCACGTCATGGCCCAGGCCGTGCAGGAGATCTTCCCCGAGGCCAAGCTGGGCATCGGCCCGCCCGTCAAGGACGGCTTCTACTACGACTTCGACGTCGAGAAGCCGTTCACGCCCGAGGATCTCAAGGCCATCGAGAAGAAGATGCAGGAGATCCAGAAGCGCGGGCAGAAGTTCTCCCGCCGTGTCGTCACCGACGAGGCGGCCCGCGAGGAGCTGGCGGACGAGCCGTACAAGCTGGAGCTGATCGGCCTCAAGGGTTCGGCGTCGCACGACGACGGCGCGGACGTCGAGGTCGGCGCCGGCGAGCTGACGATCTACGACAACCTGGACGCCAAGACCGGCGAGCTGTGCTGGAAGGACCTCTGCCGGGGTCCCCACCTGCCCTCGACCCGCCTCATCCCGGCGTTCAAGCTGATGCGCAACGCGGCCGCCTACTGGCGCGGCAGCGAGAAGAACCCGATGCTCCAGCGCATCTACGGCACCGCCTGGCCGTCCAAGGACGAGCTGAAGGCGTACCTGGACTTCCTCGCCGAGGCCGAGAAGCGCGACCACCGCAAGCTCGGCACCGAGCTGGACCTCTTCTCCATCCCGGAGCAGATCGGCTCAGGCCTCGCCGTCTTCCACCCCAGGGGCGGCATCGTCCGCCGGGTCATGGAGGACTACTCGCGCCGCCGCCACGAGGAAGAGGGCTACGAGTTCGTCTACACCCCGCACGCGACGAAGGGGAAGCTCTTCGAGACGTCCGGGCACCTGGACTGGTACGCCGAGGGCATGTACCCGCCCATGCAGCTCGACGAGGGCGTGGACTACTACCTCAAGCCCATGAACTGCCCGATGCACAACCTGATCTTCGACGCGCGCGGCCGCTCCTACCGTGAACTTCCGCTGCGCCTCTTCGAGTTCGGGACCGTGTACCGGTACGAGAAGTCGGGCGTCGTGCACGGCCTGACCCGCGCCCGCGGCTTCACCCAGGACGACGCCCACATCTACTGCACCCGTGAGCAGATGTCCGAGGAACTGGACAAGACGCTCACCTTCGTCCTCGGCCTGCTGCGCGACTACGGCCTGACCGACTTCTACCTGGAGCTGTCCACCAAGGACCCGGAGAAGTTCGTCGGCTCCGACGAGGTCTGGGAAGAGGCGACCGAGACCCTGCGCCAGGTCGCCGAGAAGCAGGGCCTGCCTCTCGTCCCGGACCCGGGCGGCGCCGCCTTCTACGGCCCGAAGATCTCCGTCCAGGCCAAGGACGCGATCGGCCGTACCTGGCAGATGTCGACCATCCAGCTCGACTTCAACCTGCCCGAGCGGTTCAACCTGGAGTACACCGGCCCGGACGGCTCCAAGCAGCGCCCGGTCATGATCCACCGCGCGCTGTTCGGCTCCATCGAGCGGTTCTTCGCCGTCCTCCTGGAGCACTACGCGGGCGCCTTCCCGGCGTGGCTGGCCCCGGTCCAGGCGCTCGGCATCCCGATCGGCGACGCCCACGTCGAGTACCTGGAGAAGTTCGCGGCGGCGGCCCGCAAGAAGGGCCTGCGCGTCGAGGTGGACTCCTCCTCGGACCGGATGCAGAAGAAGATCCGCAACGCCCAGAAGCAGAAGGTGCCCTTCATGGTCATCGCGGGCGACGAGGACATGTCCAACAACTCTGTGTCCTTCCGCTACCGCGATGGCTCCCAGGAGAACGGCATCCCGTTCGACGAGGCCATCGCGAAGATCGCACAGGTCGTGGAGGAGCGGGCACAGGTCTGA
- a CDS encoding GNAT family N-acetyltransferase, producing MTTTLRPLEPLQQNPDGTRSRRYQVCVNSRPVGEIHLGTSPSFGDSVARVCDLRIAEPDRRRGRGTVAALAAEEVARGWGCTQIETSVPASADVALRLFGALGYTLRSRRMEKRLGTTSPELPAGSTARPMTGAEFDAWQESAREDYARMWIERGVPEAVALAKAHSDHEQLLPHGLATAGMLFTVLEHEGERVGTLWVALQDTRAFVFDVEADAAHRGRGHGRTLMLLAERQAIEAGRPVLGLNVHAGNTPAERLYESLGYETTLHALAKPLV from the coding sequence ATGACCACGACCCTGCGGCCGCTCGAGCCGCTCCAGCAGAACCCCGACGGCACCCGTTCCCGGCGCTATCAGGTGTGTGTGAACAGCCGTCCCGTCGGCGAGATCCACCTCGGCACCTCGCCGTCCTTCGGCGACTCCGTGGCACGCGTCTGCGACCTGCGGATCGCCGAGCCCGACCGGCGGCGCGGCCGGGGCACGGTGGCCGCGCTCGCCGCGGAGGAGGTGGCACGCGGCTGGGGCTGTACGCAGATCGAGACGTCCGTCCCCGCCTCGGCGGACGTCGCCCTGCGGCTGTTCGGTGCCCTCGGCTACACGTTGCGCAGCCGCCGCATGGAGAAGCGCCTCGGTACTACCTCGCCCGAGCTGCCGGCGGGCAGCACCGCACGGCCCATGACCGGAGCCGAGTTCGACGCCTGGCAGGAGAGCGCGCGCGAGGACTACGCGCGCATGTGGATCGAGCGCGGTGTCCCCGAGGCCGTGGCCCTCGCCAAGGCCCACAGCGACCACGAACAACTGCTGCCGCACGGGCTCGCGACCGCGGGAATGCTCTTCACCGTCCTGGAGCACGAAGGGGAGCGGGTGGGTACGTTGTGGGTGGCCTTGCAGGACACCAGGGCGTTCGTGTTCGACGTCGAGGCCGACGCCGCTCACCGCGGCCGGGGCCACGGCCGCACGCTCATGCTGCTGGCGGAGCGCCAGGCCATCGAGGCCGGCCGGCCGGTCCTCGGCCTCAACGTGCACGCGGGCAACACCCCCGCCGAGCGGCTGTACGAGTCACTCGGCTACGAGACGACGCTCCACGCCCTCGCCAAGCCCCTGGTCTAG
- a CDS encoding 3'-5' exonuclease, with the protein MTTWYEGPLAAFDTETTGVDVETDRIVSAAVVVQDAPGTRPRVCRWLVNPGVPVPEAATAVHGLTEEHLQCNGRWPAPVMYEIAEQLAEHAAMGRPLVVMNAPFDLTLLDRELRRHRASSLDRWFESVALRVLDPRVLDKHLDRYRKGRRTLTDLCEHYGVALQEAHDAAADALAALDVVRALGRRFATRLERLTPAELHTLQANWHAAQARGLQAWFARSGSEEIVSTDWPLRPELPAAA; encoded by the coding sequence ATGACGACCTGGTACGAGGGGCCGCTGGCCGCTTTCGACACGGAGACGACGGGCGTGGACGTCGAGACCGACCGCATCGTGTCGGCCGCCGTCGTCGTCCAGGACGCCCCGGGCACCCGGCCCCGGGTCTGCCGTTGGCTGGTGAATCCGGGTGTGCCGGTGCCGGAGGCGGCGACGGCGGTGCACGGGCTGACGGAGGAACACCTGCAGTGCAACGGACGCTGGCCGGCGCCGGTGATGTACGAGATAGCCGAGCAGCTGGCGGAGCACGCGGCGATGGGCCGTCCGCTGGTGGTGATGAACGCGCCGTTCGATCTGACGCTGCTGGACCGGGAGTTGCGCCGGCACCGGGCGTCGTCGCTGGACCGCTGGTTCGAGTCGGTGGCGCTCAGGGTGCTGGACCCGCGGGTCCTGGACAAGCACCTGGACCGGTACCGCAAGGGCCGCCGCACACTGACCGACCTGTGCGAGCACTACGGTGTGGCGCTGCAGGAGGCCCATGACGCCGCGGCGGACGCGCTGGCCGCCCTGGACGTCGTACGGGCACTGGGCCGCCGTTTCGCGACTCGGCTTGAGCGCCTGACCCCCGCCGAGCTGCACACGCTCCAGGCCAACTGGCATGCGGCGCAGGCCCGCGGGCTGCAGGCCTGGTTCGCGCGCAGCGGCTCGGAGGAGATCGTCAGCACGGACTGGCCGCTGCGGCCGGAGCTGCCGGCGGCGGCCTGA
- a CDS encoding HIT family protein produces the protein MLRSMTTEPEQQIGVGTQDAFQRLWTPHRMAYIQGENKPTGPGADDGCPFCSIPVKSDEDGLIVRRGDHVYAVLNLYPYNGGHLMTVPYRHVADYTELTGPETAELAELTKQAMTALRTASGAHGFNIGMNQGTVAGAGIAAHLHQHIVPRWGGDTNFMPVVGHTRVLPQLLADTRKMLAEAWPV, from the coding sequence ATGCTGCGTAGCATGACGACTGAGCCGGAGCAGCAGATCGGAGTGGGGACGCAGGACGCGTTCCAGCGCCTGTGGACGCCCCACCGGATGGCCTACATCCAGGGCGAGAACAAGCCGACCGGTCCGGGGGCCGACGACGGCTGCCCCTTCTGCTCGATCCCGGTCAAGTCCGACGAGGACGGACTGATCGTCCGGCGCGGTGACCATGTGTACGCCGTCCTCAACCTCTACCCCTACAACGGCGGCCATCTGATGACCGTGCCCTACCGGCACGTCGCCGACTACACCGAGCTGACCGGGCCGGAGACCGCCGAGCTGGCCGAGCTGACCAAGCAGGCGATGACGGCTCTGCGCACCGCGTCCGGCGCGCACGGCTTCAACATCGGCATGAACCAGGGCACGGTCGCCGGCGCCGGTATCGCCGCCCATCTGCACCAGCACATCGTCCCGCGCTGGGGCGGCGACACGAACTTCATGCCGGTGGTGGGTCACACGAGGGTGCTGCCGCAGCTGCTGGCGGACACGAGGAAGATGCTGGCGGAGGCCTGGCCGGTATAA
- a CDS encoding SRPBCC family protein — translation MDWNRYRFLSLWSLPAPPAAVYAVLERPEDYPRWWPQVRAVTRLDFGTGVLTVRSVLPYAVTFTARETRRDPDAGILEIAVSGDIEGWARWTVTAEGTGTLARYDQVVEVRKPLLRRLAVPGRPVFRLNHRLMMAAGRRGLLRRLETV, via the coding sequence ATGGACTGGAACCGCTACCGCTTCCTCAGCCTGTGGTCCCTGCCCGCCCCGCCCGCGGCCGTGTACGCCGTGCTGGAGCGGCCCGAGGACTATCCCCGCTGGTGGCCACAGGTGCGGGCGGTGACCAGGCTGGACTTCGGCACCGGTGTCCTCACCGTCCGGTCCGTGCTGCCGTACGCCGTGACCTTCACCGCACGGGAGACGCGCCGCGACCCGGACGCCGGGATCCTGGAGATCGCCGTGTCCGGCGACATCGAGGGCTGGGCCCGCTGGACGGTGACCGCCGAGGGCACCGGCACCCTCGCCCGTTACGACCAGGTCGTGGAGGTGCGCAAGCCCCTGCTCAGGCGGCTCGCCGTACCGGGACGGCCCGTGTTCCGCCTCAACCACCGGCTGATGATGGCCGCGGGGCGGCGCGGACTGCTCCGCCGGCTCGAAACGGTTTGA